A single region of the Anguilla rostrata isolate EN2019 chromosome 11, ASM1855537v3, whole genome shotgun sequence genome encodes:
- the dnmt3bb.1 gene encoding DNA (cytosine-5)-methyltransferase 3B: protein MYPLALIHAMDTYTVKFQQITRLDKQDHKTVTVMPSNKCPSTIMGESNKMTAMAAVNGDMSAVEGLSENDSGLGMANENSPLTAAEPPSPFSPKQNDGAASPPDTNQLAGGRKRTRKRSETEDECVWDSSYGEEDKSRAGAGCETGLRQRPPPRTIFQAGLTPHSKPRSRDRGRQGKQERGSPLSQAITSPCLMVGSVVEGPSLELLEQDSKDSAQSSVTSSSLASAESVSQPEYKDNKGFGIGELVWGKIKGFSWWPGIVVTWRATGKRQASHGMRWLQWFGDGKFSEVSADKLDSITAFPKFFNQASYTKLASYRRAIFQALEMASMRAQKTFPPCESDNPEDLVKPMLDWANGGFQPKGSEGLKPTENSENGSLNHQVLDVSLPEYFPTAKRPKLNLCKAKQSTEDVYSREQMVHEILKNNRSIEEFCLSCGKTRAATFHPLFEGGLCQTCKDVYLEMSYMYDDDGYQSYCTVCCGGREVLLCGNANCCRCFCVDCLDILVGPGASDSARVLDPWRCYMCQPALQYGVLRRRHDWSIKLQEFFINDNGQEFESPKIYPAVPAEQRRPIRVLSLFDGIATGYLVLRDLGFKVDQYIASEVCEDSISVGVVRHEGRIQYVHDVRNITRKNIAEWGPFDLVIGGSPCNDLSIVNPARKGLYEGTGRLFFEFYRLLSEAKPKEGEDRPFFWMFENVVAMGVNDKRDISRFLECNPVMIDAIEVSAAHRARYFWGNLPGMNRPLCASGMDKLELQDCLEHGRVAKFGKVRTITTRSNSIKQGKDQHFPVMMNGKEDILWCTELERIFGFPVHYTDVSNMGRGARQKLLGRSWSVPVIRHLFAPLKDYFACE from the exons GCTAGATAAACAAGACCATAAGACCGTGACCGTGATGCCATCAAACAAGTGCCCATCCACCATCATGGGAGAAAGTAACAAGATGACAGCAATG GCTGCCGTAAATGGGGACATGTCTGCAGTGGAGGGTCTGTCAGAGAACGACAGTGGCCTGGGGATGGCCAATGAGAACAGTCCCCTGACTGCTGCTGAACCGCCTTCACCCTTCAGCCCCAAGCAGAACGACGGCGCTGCCTCTCCCCCTG ATACAAACCAGCTGGCAGGTGGCAGGAAGAGAACCCGGAAGCGCTCTGAGACTGAGGACGAGTGCGTCTGGGACTCCTCCTACGGTGAG GAGGACAAATCGCGGGCCGGGGCAGGCTGCGAAACGGGCCTGAGACAGCGGCCTCCTCCCAGGACTATTTTCCAGGCTGGCTTGACGCCACACAGCAAGCCCCGCAGCCGGGACCGAGGCCGGCAGGGCAAGCAGGAGCGCGGAAGTCCTCTG AGCCAGGCCATCACCAGTCCCTGTCTGATGGTGGGCAGTGTGGTGGAAGGCCCTTCCCTGGAGCTGCTTGAACAGGACTCAAAAGACTCGGCGCAGAGCAGTGTCACgtcctcctctctcgcttctgCTGAAAGCGTCAGTCAGCCTGAGTACAAG GACAACAAAGGCTTTGGCATCGGGGAGCTGGTGTGGGGCAAGATCAAAGGCTTCTCCTGGTGGCCGGGCATCGTGGTGACCTGGCGTGCCACAGGCAAGAGGCAGGCCTCCCATGGCATGAGGTGGCTGCAGTGGTTTGGAGATGGAAAGTTCTCAGAG GTCTCTGCAGACAAGCTGGATTCCATCACAGCCTTTCCCAAGTTCTTCAACCAGGCCTCCTACACCAAACTGGCATCATATCGGCGAGCCATCTTCCAAGCCTTGGAG ATGGCCAGTATGCGTGCCCAGAAGACCTTCCCGCCCTGCGAGTCAGACAACCCAGAGGACCTTGTGAAGCCCATGCTGGACTGGGCCAATGGGGGCTTCCAACCCAAAGGGTCTGAGGGGCTCAAACCCACAGAGAACTCTG AAAATGGATCACTGAATCACCAGGTCCTTGACGTTAGTCTGCCGGAGTATTTCCCCACAGCCAAGAGACCAAAGCTTAACTTGTGCAAGGCCAAGCAGAGCACTGAAGATGTCTACAGCAGAG AGCAAATGGTCCATGAAATTTTGAAGAATAACAGAAGCATAGAAG AATTTTGCCTCTCTTGTGGGAAAACAAGAGCGGCAACCTTTCACCCACTTTTTGAAGGAGGACTTTGCCAAACATGCAAG GATGTGTATTTAGAGATGTCCTACATGTATGACGATGATGGCTACCAGTCCTACTGCACAGTATGCTGTGGGGGCCGGGAGGTGCTCCTCTGTGGGAACGCCaactgctgcag GTGTTTCTGCGTGGACTGTCTGGATATCCTAGTGGGGCCTGGGGCCTCGGACAGTGCCAGGGTGCTGGACCCCTGGCGCTGCTACATGTGCCAGCCTGCCCTGCAGTACGGCGTGCTCCGACGCCGGCACGACTGGAGCATCAAGCTGCAGGAGTTCTTCATCAACGACAACGGGCAGGAGTTT GAAAGTCCAAAGATCTACCCAGCGGTCCCGGCAGAGCAGAGACGTCCAATCCGTGTCCTTTCTCTGTTCGACGGTATTGCCACTG gATATCTTGTGTTGAGAGACCTCGGCTTCAAGGTGGACCAGTACATTGCGTCAGAGGTGTGTGAAGACTCCATCTCCGTGGGAGTCGTCCGACATGAAGGAAGAATCCAGTACGTGCACGACGTGCGGAACATCACCCGGAAGAAC ATTGCAGAATGGGGGCCGTTTGACCTGGTGATTGGTGGAAGTCCATGCAATGACCTCTCCATCGTCAATCCAGCCAGAAAGGGGCTGTATG AGGGCACGGGTAGGCTGTTCTTCGAATTCTACCGGCTCCTGAGTGAAGCCAAGCCCAAGGAGGGGGAGGACCGCCCCTTCTTCTGGATGTTCGAGAACGTGGTCGCCATGGGCGTCAACGATAAGAGGGACATCTCCCGCTTCCTGGAG tgcaaCCCTGTGATGATCGACGCCATCGAGGTCTCGGCCGCGCACAGGGCTCGTTATTTCTGGGGGAACCTACCTGGGATGAACAG ACCACTGTGTGCCTCGGGAATGGACAAACTGGAGTTGCAGGATTGCTTGGAGCATGGACGCGTGGCAAAG TTTGGAAAGGTGCGCACCATCACCACACGGTCCAACTCCATCAAGCAGGGTAAGGACCAACACTTCCCTGTCATGATGAATGGGAAGGAGGACATCCTGTGGTGCACAGAGCTGGAGAG GATTTTTGGATTCCCGGTACACTATACAGATGTGTCCAACATGGGTCGTGGCGCCAGACAGAAACTCCTGGGTCGGTCCTGGAGTGTACCTGTGATTAGGCACCTGTTCGCCCCACTAAAGGACTACTTCGCTTGCGAATAG